The following coding sequences are from one Desulfosporosinus orientis DSM 765 window:
- a CDS encoding acyl-CoA dehydratase activase → MDLNHYYIGVDVGSVSTNLVLMDSKDNKKLSEALYIRTNGQPLESLKEGFRILKDKGYRSKDILGVGVTGSARVLIGNIIGADSIKNEITAHAVAAVSCYPNVKTVIEIGGQDSKIIILRDGVVVDFAMNTICAAGTGSFLDQQAFRLNIPIEEFGDFALRADEPVRIAGRCTVFAETDMVHKQQEGATKEQIVAGLCEALARNYLNNVAKGKRIEEPVLFQGGVAFNTGIRNAVEKDLGVQLVIPDHFNVMGALGSAILAKEAIHETNKPTIFKGFDIMQRNHQLKRVECQDCSNTCELTEVTVAGEIVAKWGDRCGKWQK, encoded by the coding sequence ATGGATTTGAACCACTATTACATCGGAGTCGATGTTGGCTCTGTGAGTACGAACCTCGTTTTAATGGACAGTAAGGACAATAAGAAACTCTCTGAGGCATTATATATCAGAACGAACGGACAGCCCTTGGAGAGTCTAAAAGAGGGATTTAGAATTCTCAAAGACAAGGGCTACCGCTCAAAGGATATTCTGGGGGTGGGTGTAACCGGAAGCGCGCGGGTATTAATTGGCAATATTATCGGTGCGGACTCCATCAAAAACGAAATTACAGCCCATGCTGTTGCGGCGGTCAGTTGTTATCCAAATGTAAAAACAGTGATTGAAATAGGCGGACAGGATTCCAAAATAATTATACTACGCGATGGTGTTGTCGTGGATTTTGCCATGAATACGATTTGTGCTGCAGGAACAGGTTCCTTTTTAGATCAGCAAGCTTTTCGCTTAAATATTCCGATTGAAGAGTTTGGCGATTTTGCGTTAAGAGCAGATGAACCGGTCCGCATTGCTGGACGGTGTACGGTATTTGCAGAAACGGATATGGTCCATAAACAACAGGAGGGGGCAACAAAAGAGCAAATTGTTGCCGGGTTGTGCGAGGCCTTAGCAAGGAATTATTTAAACAATGTAGCAAAGGGTAAACGTATTGAAGAGCCGGTACTCTTCCAGGGTGGAGTAGCCTTCAATACAGGAATTAGAAATGCCGTTGAAAAAGATTTGGGAGTTCAGCTTGTCATTCCGGATCACTTTAATGTTATGGGGGCCTTGGGAAGTGCGATTTTAGCGAAAGAAGCCATCCACGAAACAAATAAACCAACCATCTTCAAAGGGTTCGATATTATGCAGAGAAACCATCAGCTCAAGAGAGTCGAGTGCCAGGATTGTTCCAACACCTGTGAATTAACGGAAGTAACCGTTGCGGGTGAGATTGTAGCAAAGTGGGGAGACAGATGTGGGAAATGGCAGAAATGA
- a CDS encoding acyl-CoA dehydratase activase-related protein, whose product MGNGRNDKLLASKIIGIPRGLSYYLDNFSWDAFFKILGYRVEYSEDSSAETFEAGNQFAGSDQCFPVKVYYGHVVSLLKKTTNIFIPQFTSLEQGTYCCPKVIGLPQLIKNTIPQEFNLITAEIDLGRERFTKRNIALLARQLSWNPLRISRAVTYFVQNRKRLPLEIPAAEKVAGPCRDQGQNGLIGVVAHQYALHDSLLNMGIMNRLQEYGFDYITSEHYPRPGSPTNCPDYFNRRAPHWDFGQNILHAVQAMLLDRNIRGIIFITFFGCGIDAFLEEIFKDQICDQKPYLGLTLDEHSGEAGLMTRIEAFLDMMIRKEGKNKNAG is encoded by the coding sequence GTGGGAAATGGCAGAAATGATAAATTGTTAGCTTCGAAAATCATCGGTATTCCTCGGGGATTAAGTTACTATTTGGATAATTTCTCATGGGATGCGTTTTTTAAGATTCTTGGTTATCGGGTTGAATACTCTGAGGATTCTTCGGCAGAAACTTTCGAAGCTGGGAATCAGTTTGCGGGGAGTGATCAGTGCTTTCCAGTTAAAGTTTATTACGGGCATGTCGTATCTTTATTGAAAAAAACAACGAATATATTTATCCCTCAGTTTACCAGTTTGGAGCAAGGGACGTATTGTTGTCCAAAAGTCATCGGCTTGCCTCAGCTCATTAAAAATACGATCCCTCAGGAATTCAACTTAATAACGGCGGAGATTGACCTAGGAAGAGAAAGATTTACCAAGCGTAATATAGCCTTATTGGCAAGGCAATTAAGTTGGAACCCCTTAAGAATCTCTAGAGCTGTAACCTATTTTGTTCAAAACAGAAAAAGACTGCCTTTGGAAATCCCTGCGGCAGAAAAGGTTGCTGGCCCTTGCCGGGACCAAGGACAGAATGGGTTGATAGGTGTTGTCGCCCATCAATATGCTTTGCATGATTCCCTTCTTAATATGGGAATCATGAATCGACTTCAGGAATACGGTTTTGATTATATTACATCTGAGCACTATCCCAGACCAGGGTCGCCAACAAATTGCCCGGATTATTTTAACCGGAGAGCGCCGCATTGGGATTTTGGACAGAACATCCTGCATGCTGTTCAAGCCATGCTGTTGGATAGGAACATCCGGGGCATCATATTTATCACTTTTTTTGGCTGTGGTATTGACGCCTTTTTGGAAGAAATCTTCAAAGATCAAATTTGTGACCAAAAGCCATATTTAGGCCTAACTTTAGACGAACATTCAGGAGAAGCTGGCTTGATGACCAGAATCGAAGCATTTTTAGATATGATGATTCGAAAAGAGGGGAAAAACAAAAATGCAGGCTAA
- a CDS encoding acyl-CoA dehydratase activase-related protein: protein MQAKITFPHAGEYYVVFKHLLSNLGYEVILPPPTSQKTLDIGIKLAPAQACLPFKITLGNLVEGIENGANVVGMIGGKTGICRLAYYSEMYQKILADNGYRVELLAVKAKKEFWLNVKKHHPALTLQQFMKTIRGFWRRLVIFELIRERSLEIRPYEINRGDCTRMKQRFLRKLEQTTDSSELKALKQEIIKGFDAIPIDKNRKIIKLGLVGEFFLLIDQFSTMNMEEFLGNNGVLLKYSLSFSEFFVGSLKQKRFLDNYLPTHNNQVYKYAQKYITRPIGGHGRESIGEAIVFKQKGYDGVIHLYPFSCMPEVVAGSIVPKVSADWGIPILSICMDEHTGEAGFKTRLEAFTDMIKRKKYPFTAENE from the coding sequence ATGCAGGCTAAAATTACCTTTCCCCATGCCGGAGAGTATTATGTTGTGTTTAAGCATTTATTATCCAACCTGGGCTATGAAGTTATCCTACCTCCGCCGACCAGTCAGAAAACACTGGATATCGGGATTAAATTGGCTCCGGCTCAGGCTTGCCTGCCATTTAAGATTACTTTGGGGAATTTAGTCGAGGGGATTGAAAATGGAGCCAATGTGGTTGGAATGATCGGCGGAAAAACTGGAATTTGCCGATTGGCGTATTATAGTGAAATGTATCAGAAAATTTTAGCCGATAACGGCTATCGTGTTGAGTTATTAGCGGTCAAAGCTAAAAAAGAATTCTGGCTGAATGTCAAAAAGCATCATCCGGCGCTGACGCTTCAGCAATTTATGAAGACTATCCGGGGATTCTGGAGAAGATTGGTTATCTTTGAATTGATTAGAGAAAGGTCGTTGGAAATTCGGCCCTATGAAATCAACAGAGGCGATTGTACCAGAATGAAACAGAGATTCCTCCGAAAATTAGAGCAAACCACCGATTCTTCCGAGTTGAAAGCACTCAAGCAGGAAATTATCAAAGGCTTTGATGCTATCCCCATTGACAAGAATAGAAAGATCATCAAACTTGGTTTGGTTGGGGAATTTTTCCTGCTGATTGATCAATTTTCCACAATGAATATGGAGGAATTTCTTGGGAATAACGGTGTTTTGCTTAAGTACTCCTTAAGCTTTTCCGAATTCTTTGTGGGGTCTTTGAAGCAAAAAAGATTCCTGGATAACTATCTGCCAACCCATAATAACCAAGTCTATAAATACGCCCAAAAGTATATCACCAGGCCAATTGGCGGGCACGGCAGAGAGTCTATCGGTGAAGCAATTGTCTTTAAGCAAAAGGGTTATGATGGGGTTATCCACCTCTATCCTTTTTCTTGCATGCCTGAAGTTGTTGCTGGTTCAATTGTGCCTAAGGTCAGCGCTGATTGGGGGATTCCCATTTTAAGTATCTGCATGGATGAGCATACGGGGGAAGCTGGTTTTAAAACCCGGTTGGAAGCGTTTACAGATATGATCAAACGAAAAAAATACCCTTTTACTGCTGAAAATGAATAA
- a CDS encoding phosphatidate cytidylyltransferase produces the protein MILRAYLFFLCVIIIIFAIAYVKKSRETVLRVASFFGILNVFSLASILGIDAIFVLVSLILLLGIYELAKNYKIKYPIIFAMAVAGCYLLMLYFDSYLIYCIPTFLLLAVLTFAGTLNMISNPLYVYFLGVLSLAVSAASLVVLYTINPDTIWFLIAMLAFNDVTGYFAGRKFGKTLIFKILSPNKTLEGYIGGLGGLLAGLILFHTIIPVLAETSLLQNLILLSSIYIFGNAGDLLFSKIKRSVGIKDFSNFLPGHGGILDRFDSTLTVSPLLFMFLHYMK, from the coding sequence ATGATTTTACGGGCCTATCTCTTTTTTCTATGCGTGATTATCATTATTTTCGCTATTGCCTATGTTAAGAAGAGCAGAGAGACAGTCTTACGAGTGGCTTCATTTTTTGGTATTTTGAATGTTTTTTCTCTTGCTTCCATCCTGGGCATTGACGCCATTTTCGTCTTGGTTTCCCTAATTCTCCTTTTAGGCATTTATGAATTGGCCAAGAATTACAAAATTAAGTACCCCATAATCTTTGCTATGGCCGTAGCAGGATGCTATTTGTTGATGCTATATTTTGATTCGTATCTGATCTATTGTATACCCACCTTCCTTCTGTTGGCGGTTTTGACCTTCGCCGGGACGTTAAACATGATCAGCAATCCTTTATACGTCTATTTTTTAGGGGTATTGTCCCTAGCTGTTTCCGCTGCAAGTTTGGTGGTCCTATACACAATAAATCCTGATACGATTTGGTTTCTAATCGCTATGCTGGCCTTTAACGATGTGACAGGATATTTCGCAGGTAGAAAATTTGGCAAAACTTTGATATTTAAAATTCTAAGCCCCAACAAAACCCTTGAAGGTTATATCGGAGGATTGGGAGGATTACTGGCAGGTCTCATTCTGTTTCATACCATCATCCCTGTTTTAGCCGAAACTTCACTATTACAGAATTTAATTCTGCTTAGTTCCATTTATATTTTTGGGAATGCCGGCGATTTATTGTTTTCTAAGATTAAACGAAGTGTGGGAATAAAAGATTTCAGCAACTTTCTGCCAGGGCATGGCGGTATTCTTGATAGGTTTGACAGTACTTTAACAGTCTCTCCGCTGCTGTTCATGTTTTTACACTACATGAAATAG
- a CDS encoding MFS transporter, whose translation MKSTLIFKRNTIYFFTSFIWTATLSVLPQIYFMANYPEHKNTFLSLFLLLGTLASIAGILTSQNDKFYSTMIAPACRRNRLTVCCTLTMAASFSGLLWIKNLSFYFAFFILMKFGSNLFYNYIDRFFVSESDPEQLEIHVRSNLFFQLLGIMLAPLYFSFFAAKTMQTIVLIWIIALLSIIFIIENPKEISPDFRENERSFPPKKFSFYDQLFVAYSALILTAVTMLVSMMIYILKDYYQFNNPTAKGGTMIGVISIFAVITVLMSGFLSKRQIKMKNSPKFSAKPNGIAILVLILITLVFYLKISRSYSILLCLCSFAGISYGIFLFCTRSYASSASENMGLISIYNNLPNYASLACYLMTLSLSLVAKTHVLDFCKLMLGTILDFFVLALIMLYLMAMKKSSAEKGII comes from the coding sequence GTGAAAAGCACTTTAATATTCAAGAGAAATACAATCTACTTCTTTACTTCGTTTATTTGGACGGCAACCCTAAGTGTTTTACCTCAAATTTATTTCATGGCTAATTACCCTGAACACAAGAATACCTTCCTAAGCTTATTTCTTTTGTTAGGAACCCTGGCTTCCATTGCAGGAATTCTTACTTCCCAGAACGATAAGTTCTATTCCACTATGATCGCTCCTGCGTGCCGCAGAAACCGCTTAACTGTTTGCTGTACTTTGACAATGGCAGCATCTTTCTCCGGACTTCTTTGGATAAAAAACTTGAGCTTCTATTTTGCCTTCTTTATATTAATGAAATTTGGTTCAAATTTATTTTATAACTATATTGACCGTTTTTTTGTTTCGGAATCCGATCCGGAACAGTTGGAAATCCATGTCCGCTCCAATCTTTTTTTTCAACTGCTGGGCATTATGCTTGCACCGCTTTATTTCTCGTTCTTCGCTGCCAAAACAATGCAGACTATTGTCTTAATATGGATAATTGCCCTGCTAAGTATAATTTTTATTATCGAAAATCCGAAAGAAATCAGTCCTGATTTTAGAGAAAATGAGCGGTCGTTTCCCCCAAAAAAGTTCAGTTTTTATGATCAGTTATTTGTTGCCTATTCAGCATTAATCTTAACTGCCGTAACCATGCTGGTTTCCATGATGATCTATATTTTGAAAGATTATTATCAATTCAATAACCCAACGGCAAAAGGAGGAACGATGATTGGAGTCATCAGTATCTTTGCAGTGATCACAGTCTTAATGTCCGGATTTTTATCAAAGCGACAAATCAAGATGAAAAACAGCCCAAAATTTTCTGCTAAACCAAACGGTATCGCCATTTTGGTATTGATCCTGATAACGTTGGTCTTTTATTTGAAAATTTCCAGGTCTTATTCTATCCTTCTATGTTTGTGTTCTTTTGCCGGAATTTCCTATGGGATATTTCTTTTCTGTACCAGAAGTTATGCCAGCAGCGCCTCAGAAAATATGGGATTGATCTCGATATACAACAACCTGCCGAACTATGCCTCATTGGCGTGCTACTTGATGACTCTTTCGCTATCGCTGGTAGCAAAAACACATGTACTGGATTTCTGTAAGTTAATGCTGGGTACTATTTTGGATTTCTTTGTGCTGGCCTTAATAATGTTGTATTTAATGGCTATGAAAAAATCTTCCGCAGAAAAAGGAATCATCTAA
- a CDS encoding CDP-alcohol phosphatidyltransferase family protein, with protein MLNKKFVYLKYLNIPNTMTGCSLAIGFITLTLIFKHELKIALTLYVLTLLLDRLDGIVARKFGMESDFGKQLDSLADFFNFCIVPAVIAYFMGLNSVLSVLILIAYILSGVSRLAHFNLDGMEEIDGKKFFSGIPTTLAASWFLIIVSLLEIFNLLHFRYLLLLFLGVLAVLMIAPLKCDKNGWLVKSLYLLIPAAVGFLWVF; from the coding sequence GTGTTGAATAAAAAATTTGTTTATCTAAAGTACTTGAATATCCCCAATACCATGACCGGATGCTCTCTGGCCATTGGCTTTATCACCTTGACGCTAATTTTCAAGCATGAGCTAAAGATAGCCTTAACGCTCTATGTATTGACCCTGTTACTGGACCGGCTTGATGGGATTGTTGCCCGAAAATTCGGAATGGAATCAGACTTCGGCAAACAACTGGATAGTTTGGCAGACTTTTTTAACTTTTGTATCGTGCCTGCGGTTATTGCATATTTCATGGGGTTGAATTCCGTATTATCGGTGCTGATTCTGATTGCCTATATTCTTTCAGGTGTAAGCAGGCTGGCCCATTTCAATCTGGATGGGATGGAGGAAATTGATGGCAAAAAGTTTTTTTCAGGTATTCCCACTACGCTTGCAGCGAGCTGGTTTTTGATAATCGTTTCTTTGCTTGAAATATTCAATCTGCTGCATTTTCGTTATCTTTTGCTCCTGTTTCTTGGCGTTTTAGCCGTTTTGATGATTGCCCCTTTGAAGTGCGACAAAAATGGATGGCTTGTTAAGTCCCTATACTTGTTGATTCCAGCAGCAGTTGGTTTTTTGTGGGTATTTTAG
- a CDS encoding aldo/keto reductase, with the protein MLYREMGKTGDKVSILGFGCMRFQEINGRIDGQQTERQLLQAIDSGVNYFDTAYVYHGGKSESFLGEVFSKGIRNSVKIATKLPTYLVQSRRGMDEVLETQLKRLKTDRIDYYLLHMLTDFASWEKMKRLGILDFLQKAKLDGKIIYTGFSFHGDRENFKLIVDDYDWDMCQIQYNYLDEYYQAGTEGLKYAASKGLGVVVMEPLRGGRLVGRIPMEVEKIWSRAEIQRTPAEWALRWVWDHPEVTMLLSGMNEEAHISENIRIAGEAYPNSLPKEELAVVNRVKEVYQNLLKVGCTGCRYCMPCPSGVDIPNCLGIYNDKHLFQTKRTKIHYFLMTSGLVGGVPTYASRCIGCGKCEKVCPQHIEIRRHLKDVARTMEYPAMKQLTGLIHWGIKGYDLVKKRKNSFD; encoded by the coding sequence ATGCTTTATAGAGAAATGGGTAAAACAGGCGATAAGGTTTCAATTCTAGGTTTTGGCTGCATGCGTTTTCAGGAAATAAACGGGAGAATCGATGGGCAGCAAACAGAAAGGCAGCTTCTTCAGGCGATAGATAGTGGTGTTAACTATTTTGATACGGCGTATGTCTATCATGGCGGAAAAAGTGAAAGCTTCTTAGGAGAGGTTTTTTCAAAGGGGATAAGAAATAGCGTGAAAATCGCCACCAAGCTGCCAACTTATTTAGTCCAGTCCAGAAGAGGGATGGATGAGGTTTTGGAAACGCAGTTGAAAAGGCTTAAGACCGATCGAATCGACTATTACCTCCTGCATATGCTTACGGATTTCGCTTCCTGGGAAAAGATGAAACGTCTTGGTATTCTGGATTTTTTGCAGAAAGCCAAGCTGGACGGTAAAATTATTTATACGGGTTTTTCTTTTCACGGTGACCGAGAGAATTTTAAGCTGATTGTCGATGACTATGACTGGGACATGTGCCAAATTCAGTACAACTACCTTGACGAATATTACCAGGCGGGAACTGAAGGCCTAAAGTATGCAGCTTCCAAAGGTCTGGGTGTCGTTGTCATGGAGCCGCTCCGGGGAGGGAGATTGGTGGGCAGGATTCCTATGGAGGTTGAAAAAATCTGGAGTAGGGCCGAAATACAGAGGACACCTGCCGAATGGGCCTTGCGCTGGGTTTGGGATCATCCTGAGGTAACGATGCTGTTGTCAGGGATGAATGAAGAAGCACATATTAGTGAAAATATTCGTATAGCAGGGGAGGCTTATCCGAATTCCTTGCCAAAGGAAGAATTGGCTGTCGTGAACAGAGTCAAGGAGGTTTATCAAAACCTGCTAAAGGTTGGCTGCACAGGCTGCAGATATTGTATGCCCTGTCCGTCAGGCGTCGATATTCCAAACTGCCTGGGTATTTATAATGATAAGCATCTTTTTCAGACTAAACGGACGAAAATCCATTATTTTCTCATGACAAGCGGTTTAGTCGGAGGTGTACCTACCTATGCCTCACGATGTATCGGTTGTGGAAAGTGTGAGAAAGTTTGTCCACAGCATATAGAGATCCGGAGGCACTTGAAGGACGTTGCAAGGACGATGGAATACCCGGCTATGAAGCAGTTGACTGGGCTTATTCATTGGGGTATCAAGGGATATGATTTAGTAAAGAAGAGGAAAAATTCCTTCGATTGA
- a CDS encoding sigma-54 interaction domain-containing protein, producing the protein MKILDIMKPWSGKKQINNGINENSNVHNLKIDDIIWSSSFIEVMNDEGNKTGEVAKDLLLYLLKVTAMWMLSDIMDNFQEAVIAIDLEGKIFYVNNAYSRILGVSTRNIIGRQIQEIEPEAEILNVIDTKISIIKKNQYIKTLDKYVSVHIFPIERDGELKAVTSIFTDSTAEVKLGQEVENANEIAMSYRRQVEAQNELSKLEIIGNSPSFIRTVSQALIVAKTEASVLIKGENGVGKEEIAKVIYSHSERKDRPMIMVNCAAIPENLIESELFGYEGGSFTGAKSGGKMGKFELANGGTLFLDEIGDMPLSMQSKLLRVLENREIEKIGRQKNIPVDIRLIAASNQPLEILIKEKKFRQDLYFRLNIVEIEVPSLRERMEDIGLLANYFLQKYNEKYGKSIVLSQEVLSFLYSYSWPGNVRELQNCMEYAGIMCFEDTFKLNHLPPHMKESIGLTVEKENDFDYENGTLKEAVEAFEKKIIVSAISACGGNRSKAMKLLGLSRRTFYRKLKEYKIYCSGK; encoded by the coding sequence ATGAAAATACTAGATATCATGAAACCTTGGAGTGGCAAAAAGCAGATAAATAATGGAATCAATGAAAATTCTAATGTACATAATTTAAAAATTGACGATATAATTTGGAGTAGCTCATTTATTGAAGTAATGAATGATGAGGGTAATAAGACTGGAGAAGTGGCTAAAGATTTATTGTTATACCTTCTTAAGGTCACAGCTATGTGGATGCTGAGCGATATTATGGATAATTTCCAAGAGGCTGTCATTGCAATTGATTTGGAAGGTAAAATTTTCTATGTAAATAATGCATATTCCAGGATTCTTGGTGTTTCAACACGTAATATTATAGGAAGACAAATTCAAGAAATAGAACCAGAAGCAGAAATATTAAACGTAATTGATACCAAAATATCTATTATTAAAAAGAACCAATATATAAAAACACTAGATAAATATGTTTCGGTACATATATTTCCAATTGAACGAGATGGAGAGTTAAAAGCAGTTACATCAATTTTTACGGATTCAACGGCTGAAGTTAAATTGGGTCAAGAAGTGGAGAATGCTAATGAAATTGCTATGTCGTACAGGCGGCAAGTGGAAGCGCAAAATGAATTGTCGAAACTGGAGATTATAGGAAATAGTCCGAGTTTTATAAGAACAGTTTCACAGGCGTTAATTGTTGCTAAAACAGAGGCCTCGGTACTGATTAAAGGAGAAAATGGAGTTGGAAAAGAAGAAATTGCAAAAGTTATATACTCGCATAGTGAACGAAAAGATCGTCCAATGATTATGGTTAATTGTGCAGCAATACCAGAAAATCTAATTGAAAGTGAACTCTTCGGATATGAAGGGGGTTCATTTACAGGCGCAAAATCCGGCGGAAAGATGGGTAAATTTGAATTAGCTAATGGAGGAACATTGTTTCTTGATGAAATTGGTGATATGCCTTTATCAATGCAGTCAAAATTGTTGAGAGTATTAGAAAATAGAGAAATCGAGAAGATAGGCAGGCAGAAAAATATTCCTGTGGATATAAGGCTGATTGCTGCATCAAATCAACCGCTGGAAATTTTGATCAAAGAAAAGAAGTTTAGGCAGGATTTATACTTTAGACTTAACATAGTAGAAATTGAAGTACCTTCATTAAGAGAGCGTATGGAGGATATCGGGTTACTGGCAAATTATTTTCTGCAAAAGTATAACGAAAAATATGGGAAGTCCATAGTTCTTTCTCAAGAAGTGCTTTCATTTTTATATTCCTACAGTTGGCCGGGAAATGTTCGTGAACTTCAAAACTGCATGGAATATGCTGGAATAATGTGCTTTGAGGATACTTTTAAGCTTAATCATCTGCCGCCGCATATGAAAGAATCAATTGGATTAACTGTTGAAAAAGAAAATGATTTTGACTATGAAAACGGAACGTTAAAAGAAGCTGTAGAAGCCTTTGAAAAGAAGATAATTGTAAGTGCAATTTCAGCATGTGGGGGGAACAGAAGCAAAGCAATGAAATTGTTAGGACTTAGTAGAAGAACCTTTTATCGTAAACTCAAAGAGTATAAAATTTATTGTAGCGGAAAGTAA
- a CDS encoding acyclic terpene utilization AtuA family protein, translating to MKSVRIGASVGFWGDVFTSAVDVAKYGNVKYICGDSLAELTMAILQKAKKKNPSDGYTKDVFPLMNALLPVCMEKRIKIISNCGGLNPMGAAEAVKGIAQKLGLSNIKIAVVEGDNIKDRLREFCEKGYLNHEEDLDNLEDKYMFANAYLGGREVAMALETGADIVITGRTTDTGQFLGPAIYEFGWTDGDWNKLAQGIVMGHLMECSGQGTGGNFSGEWWKVENLGSHGYPVSEIYENGEFIFTNPENTGGLVCVDSVKEQLLYEIHDPNNYLTPDVSVDFTSIKLEDVGKNQVKVSGATGNPKPKTLKATMGYSSGYVGEGRITYAWPDALPKARKAEEIIRHRIEMQGIKYEEIHSEYIGINSIHGPLAPEPEVEPNEVMLRVAMRTASKDDAAKIGREFPSMVLNGPPHATGLSGMQPVRELIGQNSAYIPREEIEAYVKISVVEV from the coding sequence ATGAAGTCAGTTAGAATTGGGGCCTCGGTAGGTTTTTGGGGTGATGTATTTACTTCTGCTGTTGATGTGGCCAAATATGGAAATGTTAAATATATTTGTGGAGACTCGTTAGCAGAGTTGACAATGGCCATTCTTCAGAAAGCTAAGAAGAAAAATCCTAGTGATGGGTATACAAAAGATGTCTTTCCTCTAATGAATGCTCTATTGCCAGTCTGCATGGAAAAAAGAATTAAGATTATCAGCAATTGCGGCGGACTCAACCCAATGGGAGCTGCAGAAGCAGTAAAGGGAATTGCACAAAAACTTGGTTTGTCGAATATTAAGATAGCCGTTGTTGAGGGCGATAATATCAAGGATCGCCTGCGTGAGTTCTGCGAAAAAGGTTATTTGAACCATGAGGAAGATTTAGACAATCTTGAGGATAAGTATATGTTTGCCAATGCTTATCTGGGTGGAAGAGAAGTAGCCATGGCCTTAGAAACCGGTGCTGACATTGTAATTACCGGCAGGACCACTGACACCGGGCAATTTTTGGGTCCAGCTATCTATGAATTTGGCTGGACGGATGGAGATTGGAACAAGCTGGCTCAAGGCATCGTCATGGGTCATCTGATGGAGTGTTCAGGACAAGGTACAGGCGGTAATTTCAGCGGTGAATGGTGGAAAGTTGAGAATCTTGGAAGTCATGGTTATCCCGTTTCGGAAATTTATGAAAACGGTGAATTTATTTTCACCAACCCAGAAAACACAGGCGGCCTAGTCTGCGTCGATTCTGTGAAGGAGCAATTGCTGTATGAAATTCATGATCCTAACAACTATCTGACGCCTGACGTTTCGGTGGATTTCACATCTATCAAGTTAGAAGATGTAGGGAAAAATCAGGTTAAGGTTTCCGGTGCCACCGGCAATCCAAAACCCAAAACCCTGAAGGCCACCATGGGATACTCTAGTGGTTATGTTGGTGAAGGGCGAATTACCTACGCTTGGCCGGATGCACTGCCAAAGGCCAGAAAAGCCGAGGAAATTATCAGACACAGAATAGAGATGCAGGGGATTAAATACGAAGAAATTCACAGCGAATATATCGGCATTAACTCGATTCATGGACCCTTGGCACCGGAACCCGAAGTTGAGCCAAATGAAGTAATGCTGAGAGTTGCAATGCGGACTGCTTCCAAGGATGACGCCGCCAAAATCGGCAGAGAATTTCCATCGATGGTGTTAAATGGTCCGCCTCATGCAACTGGTCTGAGTGGGATGCAGCCGGTACGAGAATTGATTGGTCAAAATTCGGCGTACATTCCAAGGGAAGAGATTGAAGCCTATGTAAAAATATCGGTTGTGGAGGTGTAG
- a CDS encoding AtuA-related protein — protein sequence MALVQLSEIAQTRSGDKGDSSDVSIFAQNKELYEIFKQEITEERVFEHFKQLVTGPVQRFEMDNLLALKFLIDGALAGGASQSLRSDSLGKCFGSNLLRMKIEVPDHILAGAKCFRYPN from the coding sequence ATGGCATTGGTTCAACTTTCCGAAATTGCTCAAACAAGATCCGGCGACAAGGGAGATAGTAGTGATGTTTCCATATTTGCCCAAAATAAAGAGCTATATGAAATATTTAAACAGGAAATTACGGAGGAACGCGTATTTGAACACTTTAAGCAACTGGTTACCGGACCGGTGCAAAGATTCGAAATGGATAATCTGCTCGCACTTAAGTTTTTAATCGACGGGGCCCTGGCGGGGGGAGCATCTCAATCTTTACGCAGTGACAGCCTGGGTAAGTGCTTTGGTTCCAATCTTTTACGCATGAAAATAGAAGTCCCAGATCATATTTTAGCAGGTGCAAAGTGTTTTAGATATCCTAATTAA